In Mariluticola halotolerans, one DNA window encodes the following:
- a CDS encoding biliverdin-producing heme oxygenase, which yields MRIFPSKSVSIENIQRMNKMDYDASKIAARAHLAASVAGLHERLDRAMTLERMETVDDYRRHLRYHARVLVPLEKALQTNPHVSALPDAARRWRSAALLDDLRVLGESQPEKVETAIRVTLGAFAGAIYVLEGSRLGAKVLLRQLDAQADRDLPVAFLSHGADEKFWPSFVNWLNSREWSPSDLAEMRESAQAVFSAYLVACEHGA from the coding sequence ATGCGGATTTTTCCTTCGAAGTCAGTGAGTATCGAAAACATTCAACGAATGAATAAAATGGATTACGACGCTTCGAAGATTGCTGCTAGAGCGCACCTCGCGGCTTCTGTTGCAGGGCTGCATGAGCGCTTAGACAGGGCGATGACGCTTGAACGCATGGAGACTGTCGACGATTATCGTCGTCATCTCCGCTATCATGCACGGGTGCTGGTTCCTCTGGAAAAAGCCCTGCAAACGAACCCGCATGTCTCTGCGCTCCCAGACGCTGCACGCCGTTGGCGCAGCGCGGCGCTTTTGGACGATCTCCGCGTCCTGGGAGAATCCCAGCCTGAAAAAGTGGAGACAGCAATCCGCGTCACGCTGGGTGCATTCGCCGGTGCAATATATGTGTTGGAGGGATCCAGGCTCGGAGCGAAGGTTCTCTTGCGCCAGCTGGACGCGCAAGCGGATCGTGATCTTCCTGTCGCGTTTCTGTCTCATGGGGCAGACGAAAAATTCTGGCCATCCTTTGTAAACTGGCTGAATTCGCGGGAATGGTCGCCGAGCGACCTTGCAGAGATGCGCGAAAGCGCCCAGGCAGTTTTTTCGGCCTATCTGGTCGCCTGCGAACACGGAGCTTGA